The Oncorhynchus keta strain PuntledgeMale-10-30-2019 chromosome 28, Oket_V2, whole genome shotgun sequence DNA segment atattttagattcttcaaagtagccaaatgatagtcccactaagcgcaaaccaaatgggatggcggTTAgactgctgtggtagccatgctggttaagagtgccttgagttctaaataaatcactggcagtgtcaccagcaaagcaccatcacaccactacctccatgcttcacggttggaaccacacatgcagagataatttGTTCACCTATTCTcggtctcacaaagacacggtggttggaaccaagtctcctctgaacagttgatgttgaggtgagtctgttacttgaactctctgaagaatttatttgggctgcaatcagaGGTGCAGttcactctaatgaacttatcctctgcagcagaggtaactctggctcttcctttcctgtggcggtcctcatgagagccagtttcatcgtagtgcttgatggtttttgcgactgcaccggattgactgaccttcatgtcttcaagtaatgatggactgtcatttctctctgcttattttagctgttcttaccataatatggactttggtcttttaccaaatagggatatcttctgtataccacctctaccttgtcacaacacaactgattagctcaaacgcattaagaatgaaagaaatttcacaaatgGACTTTTgtcaaggcacacctgtttattgaaatgcattccaggtgactacctcatgacgctagattgagagaatgccaagagtgtgcaaagctgtcatcaaagcaaaggatggctactttgcagaatcgcaaatataaaatatatttgaatgtTTTTAGATGTCTTCGCTATTGTTcacaatgtacaaataaagaaaaaccctggtatgagtaggtatgtccaaacttttgactggtactgtgtgtatatatatataatttatcattccaaaaatggatgtagcaactacagatggCCCCTTTTTAAGCCTATCAAAAGTGTGAGTTCGAGCATGTGTCCATTACGTCTATGGATGTATTTGTTtaatcagcatgaattagattgcgTAATAAAAGCCCTACTTTTATTTCGTAGTCTGGGATCCGCATAtctgcagctgttgcaagagcgcattttttcaacggctgtccactggtttcaaaaacaatgattgataggcactttaaacttcttgaattcaaccattattgggtttaaatatacatttacatttatgaacagccatccacaacaaccacaatcggTAAGGCGCATatcataaccccactgccaccatggggcactctgttcacaacgttgacatcagcacaccgctcgcccacacaacgccatacacacacacactgtctgccatctgcccggtacagttgaaaccggaattcatccagcatgccagtggcgaAGGTGAGGATTTGCCCACTGACGTTGATTACGAAGCAGAACTGCAGTCagttcaagaccctggtgagggtgaCGAGTATGCTGAGTATTTATGTgtagaaattcttcggttgtgcaaacccacagtttcatcagctggtctcagatgatcccgcaggtgaagaagctggatgtggaggtcctgggctggcttggTTGCATGTAGTCTGcatttgtgaggccggttgagcgtactgccaaattctctaaagcaacatcggaggtggcttatggtagagaaattaacaatacattatctggcaacagctctggtggacattcctgcagtcaacatttttcctttcctgcagtcaaccaattgtacgctccctcaaaacGCAAGATGTCTGTGGGATTGTGTTGTGTGGCAGAAGGTGCATCTGTtatagtgatcatgctgttttatcagctccttaatatgccacacttgtcaggtggatggattatcttggaaaatgaGAAAGTCTCACTCAAAGGGATCTAAACCAAATTTGTgcattttgtgcatatggaacatttctgcaatcttatttcagctcatgaaacatgggaccaacactttacatgtttctatttttgttcagtatatttaatccattttgaatacagactgtaacacaagaaaatgtggaataCGTCATTGGGTGTGGAatactgaaggcactgtataagatATGAATCATATTTAAATATAAAGTTCTGGTGTGAATTTCAGGTATGCATGTGGATGTGAACACTTGCAGGTGGGAGCACGGCTGCACTGTACTAAATGCCTTTAGGTCTCTCATTGTAGGTCCATTAAAATAGCATGAACCACAGCCATGAATGGATGTGATATCCGTTTGAATAGTGAAAAACATTTGTGCATCAGTATTAGTGTAGTTATGAACACATCTCCCTCCGCAGGTGAAGATCTATGCAGACGTGGTCATTAATCACATGTGTATGTCTGGCGCGGGCGAGGGGGAGGGCAGACACCGTTCGACCTGTGGCTCATACTTCAATGCCAGCAAGAGGGAGTTCCCATCTGTGCCCTACTCCGCTTCCCACTTCAACGATGACAAATGCACCACCAGCAGCAGAAATATTGAGACTTACCAAGACATTTATCAGGTATTATTTCAGAGAGAAAATAAGAAGCATAACTCCTTGTAAATACCACTAGACACTGATGGAGAcgtattgtgttctctctctctgcaaacctctttaaaaaaataatgtgaTGTAATATAAACCCAGAGATCATACACTGTATTGCTTTGGCATTTCAACCCACCAGGTGCGTAACTGTCGTCTGCTAGGTCTTCTGGATCTGGCGCAGGACAAGGAGCATGTGAGGGAGAGGATAGTGGACTACATGAACAGACTGGTGGATATGGGTATAGCAGGTTTCAGGGTGGACGCAGGTAAACACATGTGGCCTGAGGACCTGAAGAACATCTACAGCAGACttcacaacctcaacaccacctGGTTCACACAGGGATCCAGACCACTCATTTACCAAGAGGTGGGAATGAGAAATGTCCATATGTTGACTTattgttgtcacgttctgacattagttcctttgttttgtcttttgttttagtatggtcagggcgtgagttgggtgggtagtctatgttagtttgtctatgattttgtatttctgtgtgtggcctggtatggttctcaatcagaggcagctgtcaattgttgttcctgattgagaaccatatttaggcagcctgttttcgattgtgttttgtgggtggttattttcagtcttagtgtgtctgcaccagacagaactgtttcggttgtttctttgttgtttgttattcagtgttcagttttttCATGAATTAAGATGAacatttaccacgctgcgctttggtcctcaccttcctcCACCGACGACAGCCGTTACAATTGTACTTGTATTATGTATTTAAGTAGGCTATGTATTCTGTTGTTTTGGCCTGAATGGGATCAATTTTGATTGCTTCCAATATGTTTTATGTACTGTGATTTGTCCAACATGCAGGCTAATCTAGcaaatattttatatatatatatatatatacatatacatacatacatactttttGTCATGCGTTTCCTGTAAGTGTCAATTAAACATTAATGCTGCAGATTTAGGAATTTATCGATCAGCTTCTGACACTGAAGCTGTAGGTCTACTGGGGGCACCACGTTTACTTGTGGGATTTAGCAAAAACACTACATATCCAACAGCAACACATTCCATCTTCTCTTCAAGGTTATCGACCTCGGTGGCGAGCCGATAAAAGCGACAGAATACTCTGGACTGGGCCttgtcacagagttcaagtatgGTACTATGCTGGGTTCTGTCATCCGCAAGTGGAACCAAGGGAAACTCTCTGACCTCAAGTATGATCTAGCATGCCtcctaaatggcaccatattcgcTATATAGTGCCCTATGTTCATTCCCTGCTGGTCAAATCTAGTGTATTATGAATGGAATATGGTACCATTTGGGGGGGAAACACACATTACAACATATTGCCATGGTCTAAGTATATAAATATATGTCAGATTGTATATCAGCAAATTCTCAAATATATGTTGAACCCTCAGCATTAATGACTAAAGTATATTGTCTGGGTTACTACGTAACCCTGGTTTTCTGATGGAGAGAACAAAACATCACTGATGAGAACCAGCTTGTGATACTGTGAAAATTCAGACTATTCTGAGGTGAAAATTAGCTCCTAGTCTGTTGTTTCAGGACGTGTGGTGAGAGCTGGGATCTGCTGCCCTCAGGCGAGGCATTGGTGTTTGTGGATAACCATGACAACCAGAGAGGGCACGGTGCAGGAGGGGCCTCCATCCTCACCTTCTGGGAGCCCAGGTTGGGACAAATACTGTAGAATCTGATTATAGATGTTGTATAAGTATAGACAAATTATTTCTATCATATATCCTCAGAATGTATAAAATGGCTGTGGCTTTCATGCTGGCCCATCCCTATGGAGTTACGAGAGTGATGTCAAGCTACCGGTGGGATCAACATGTTGTGGATGGGAAGGTATGCTTTTGACAGTCTAAAACCATATAAAGAAAGGTTCTGGTGACTTAAACTGTTAAACCGCAACACTTTAGATCTTAAACCTGTCACATTGTGTATGACTATGGTCAATGTGACCGCTCGCCTCACGGTTGGGCTGTTCGTcttgctgcctgtctgtctgtcaggaccaGAATGATTGGATAGGTCCTCCCAGCTTCCCTGACGGCTCCACCAAGCCTGTCCCCATACAGCCAGACGGCAGCTGTGGGGAGGGCTGGGTGTGTGAACACAGATGGCCCACAATCAGGTGACAGTTAACACCTCCAGATCTCAGTCAGTCAATCATGTTGAATAATATTGTGTTGACCTACTGTAAAGGGTAAGACTTTATTTGAAGGGTACTTTAACAAGGACTTCATAACACGTTCGTAAGCAATGTGTAAAGCATTCTTTAAAAAGTGTGTAAGCGTCTCAAAAATGTGGATGTTGACATAAGCATCTTATGAAAGTGTTATAGGAAGTTTTAATGTAGGTCCCCTTCGAACAAAGCCTTGTCCATCCAGTAATGTGAGTATTTTGGCCTGGTCAATGTACAGTTATTTTGTATGTGTGCTTGATGGTGATTATTATTTTGatgaactgctctctctctctccttgtagaAATATGGTGATGTTCCGTAATGTTGTCGATGGAGAGCCCTTGTCTAACTGGTGGGACAATGGGGGTAACCAGATAGCTTTTGGACGAGGCAACCAAGGCTTCATAGTTATCAACAATGATAACTGGTACGTTTCACCTTATGGAAGAAGTTGTAGATAACACATTAGCATATATTTAAATGAATGCCATTAATTCCATTTTGATGGTCCATTTTTGATCGGAAGAGAAGCACTGTTTGACGGAATTGACAAATACTAATAAGATGATCTCTGAAAGGGTAAGGAAATCAATTCCATAACCTAGTAGTCATCCTACAGTACTTGTTTGTAACACTTTGAGCTATTTCCTATTATTCAGTTCCCTGGATGTGACGCTGTACACCGGCCTTCATAGAGGAACCTACTGTGATGTCATCTCCGGTCAGAGGTCAGGGGGGCGTTGCTCGGGGAAACAGGTGACCGTTGGAGGGGACGGGAGAGCACACTTCACCATCAGCGCCTCTGACCCGGACCCTGTCATAGCCATTCACACGCACTCTAAGCTAGAGTAGGAGCTAATAACACTGCACTTTATACCACACTGTGATATTATAGTTTGTGTATCATTACTGTATTTCAAGTGGTCTTTCTATCGAGGTTTGGAAAGATGATGATTAAGAAATAAGGCACGAAGGGGTCTGTTATATGGCCAACatgtggtatattggccgtataccacaaacccccaaggtgccttattgctattgtaaactggttaccaatgtaatcaGTAAAAATACaattttgtcatacccgtgctatacggtctgatataccacggctgtcagccaatcagtattcaAGGCTCGAACCGCCTAGATTATACTACAGTGGTGTACTGAGATACAGAAATGTCAGGTGTTATTATGGCTCATATCAATTTGGGTCGTGAAATGCAAACAGCAGCTGTGTAAAAACATCATCAATGTTAATTTCATGTCAGATGTGATCATGCACTATAGATTCTGCATGAATCTTCATATGTAGCGCTAatatacatacatttacattcattatatactgtatgtatgtgttc contains these protein-coding regions:
- the LOC118361631 gene encoding alpha-amylase-like isoform X1, yielding MHSLCTVKAKLCGCLLALGLGVGLSQYLSKSHTKHHIQQGRSTIVHLFEWRWNDIAEECERYLGPNGFDGVQISPPSENVVVTKPWRPWWERYQPVSYNLCSRSGTQQELRDMVCRCNNVGVKIYADVVINHMCMSGAGEGEGRHRSTCGSYFNASKREFPSVPYSASHFNDDKCTTSSRNIETYQDIYQVRNCRLLGLLDLAQDKEHVRERIVDYMNRLVDMGIAGFRVDAGKHMWPEDLKNIYSRLHNLNTTWFTQGSRPLIYQEVIDLGGEPIKATEYSGLGLVTEFKYGTMLGSVIRKWNQGKLSDLKTCGESWDLLPSGEALVFVDNHDNQRGHGAGGASILTFWEPRMYKMAVAFMLAHPYGVTRVMSSYRWDQHVVDGKDQNDWIGPPSFPDGSTKPVPIQPDGSCGEGWVCEHRWPTIRNMVMFRNVVDGEPLSNWWDNGGNQIAFGRGNQGFIVINNDNCSLDVTLYTGLHRGTYCDVISGQRSGGRCSGKQVTVGGDGRAHFTISASDPDPVIAIHTHSKLE
- the LOC118361631 gene encoding alpha-amylase-like isoform X2, which gives rise to MKVKAKLCGCLLALGLGVGLSQYLSKSHTKHHIQQGRSTIVHLFEWRWNDIAEECERYLGPNGFDGVQISPPSENVVVTKPWRPWWERYQPVSYNLCSRSGTQQELRDMVCRCNNVGVKIYADVVINHMCMSGAGEGEGRHRSTCGSYFNASKREFPSVPYSASHFNDDKCTTSSRNIETYQDIYQVRNCRLLGLLDLAQDKEHVRERIVDYMNRLVDMGIAGFRVDAGKHMWPEDLKNIYSRLHNLNTTWFTQGSRPLIYQEVIDLGGEPIKATEYSGLGLVTEFKYGTMLGSVIRKWNQGKLSDLKTCGESWDLLPSGEALVFVDNHDNQRGHGAGGASILTFWEPRMYKMAVAFMLAHPYGVTRVMSSYRWDQHVVDGKDQNDWIGPPSFPDGSTKPVPIQPDGSCGEGWVCEHRWPTIRNMVMFRNVVDGEPLSNWWDNGGNQIAFGRGNQGFIVINNDNCSLDVTLYTGLHRGTYCDVISGQRSGGRCSGKQVTVGGDGRAHFTISASDPDPVIAIHTHSKLE